The nucleotide sequence AAAAGAACTTATAAAAAGGAATATAATAGTTCTTTCAGCAGGATGCTCCAGTGGTGGACTTGAAAATGTAGGGCTTATGTCTCCTTCAGCAGCTGATCTTGCAGGAGATAGTCTAAAAGAAGTATGTAAATCTCTTGGTATTCCCCCAGTACTTAATTTTGGACCATGCCTTGCTATAGGAAGACTTGAGATTGTTGCTACAGAACTTGCTGAATACTTAGGAATAGATATACCACAACTTCCTCTAGTACTTTCTGCACCACAATGGTTAGAAGAACAAGCATTAGCTGATGGAGCTTTTGGACTTTCATTAGGACTTCCTCTTCATCTTGCAATTTCACCATTTATAGATGGAAGTGCTGTTGTTTCTAAGCTTCTAAAAGAGGATCTTACTGATATTACAGGAGGTAAGCTTATAATAGAAGAAGATGTAATAAAAGCAGCAGATAAGCTTGAGAGGGAAATTATTGATAGAAGAGAAAAATTAGGGCTTAATTAGATTTTCAATAAGTTAAAGAGCTAACGATAAAGTTGGCTCTTTACTTTTTTTTATAGCATTAAATAAATTGGCGAAAAAAGAAAAAGATACAATAAAATATATGTAAACAACTAAGTATATCATTCGATAATTATAATAATGTTCAATTATTTGTTTGAAAAAGTCAAAAAATATATTATAATGTACAATTTTGTATGTTTATATAAAGCAATCATAAGGAGGCATTAGCGTGGGAGAAAAAGTTCTAATTGTTGATGATGCAGCTTTTATAAGAAGGACGCTTAAAATGATGCTTGAAGCCAATGGTTTTGAAGTTGTTGATGAAGCTGAAAATGGGATTATTGGGCTTGCAAAATACAAAGAGCATAATCCGTCAATAGTCACTATGGATATTACTATGGATGGTATGGATGGAATTGAGGCTTTAAAAGCTATACTTAAATATGATCCAAAAGCAAAAGTTGTAATGATAACGGCTATGGGCCAGGAAAGTATGGTTAAGAGGGCTATAATAAGTGGAGCAAAATCATTTATTGTAAAACCTTTTAAACAAGAACAATTGATTGAAACTATTAATAAGGTGTTAGCTGTCTAAAACTTTGTTAGGTGGTGATTTAATGTCACAGGAATCTTTAAATGATTCAATGTTAGAGACGTATATGATTGAGACTTCAGGAATGGTAGATGATCTGGAAAATATAATACTTCAAAATGAAGAAGAAAAGTGTTACACGGATGAAGTAATCAATAAAATTTTCAGAATAGTTCATACCGTTAAAGGCTCATCTGCTATGATGAGTTTTAATGGTATTGCGGAATTGTCTCATTCCCTAGAGGATATTTTCTATTTTATAAGGGAAGAAAAAAGCCAAAGTGTAAGATGTTCAAATATTTCAGATTTGATCTTAGATAATGTTGATTTTATAAAGAAGGAACTAGATAAAATTAAAAATAAAGAGGAGGCTAATGGAGACCCTAGTGAATTAATTGCTAATAATAAAAAATTCTTTGATTCATTGAAAAAGCAGGAATTTTATAAAGGTATTGTATTTTTCCAGAAGGATTGCGGTATGGAAAATATAAGGGCATATACAGCTGTTGAAACTTTAAAAACGATTTCAAATGACATCTGTTATTTTCCGGAGAATATTTTAGAAGATGACGATACCTGCAATACAATAAAGGAATCTGGATTTAAGGTGTTTCTAAAATCAGATAAATCGAGAGAAGAAATTAATAAGGTTTTTGAAGCCATAGTGCTTTTAGAAAATTTTAAAATTTCTGAAATAACAGAAAATGAATACGTTTCTATAACAGAAAAAGATAAAAATAGAGATATTAATAAAATTCCAGTGAAAGAGGAAAAGAAGGAGAACATAACCAGCAGTGCCCCAAGCGTGATAAATGTTAATGTAAATAAAGTGGATAAGCTCATGGATTTACTTGGTGAACTTGTTATTACAGAGGCTATGGTTATTCAAAATCCAGACTTAAGAGGACTTGAAATTACTAATTTTAGTAAGGCGGCTACACAACTGCATAAAGTTATAAAAGAACTTCAAGACACAGTAATGGATATAAGAATGGTTCCCCTAGCAAATGTGTTTGCAAAAATGAAAAGAATTGTAAGAGACATGAGCAAAAAACTTGATAAAGATGTGGAACTTAAGCTTATAGGAGAAGAAACTGAGGTAGATAAAAATATAATTGAGCACATAGCGGATCCTTTAATGCACTTAGTGCGTAATTCGATAGATCACGGAATAGAAGATAGAGAGCAGAGGAAGAGATGTGGAAAAACTGAAAAAGGTTTAGTAGTCTTGGAAGCAAAAAACTTAGGTAGTGATGTAGTCATAAGAATTAAAGATGACGGTGGTGGACTCGATAAAAATAAGATTTTACAAAAGGCTAAAGAAAAAGGCTTGATAGGAGAAAACGAAATTGTTTCTGATGAAAAGACATGTAGCCTTATATTAGAACCAGGATTTTCCACCAATAATGAAGTTACAGAATTTAGTGGAAGGGGAGTTGGAATGGATGTTGTCTCCAGAAACATCGGAGATATGGGAGGAAGGATAAATGTAAGTAGTTCAGAAGGTAAGGGAACTACTATAATCCTTAAAATACCTCTTACTT is from Clostridium acetobutylicum ATCC 824 and encodes:
- a CDS encoding response regulator; the encoded protein is MGEKVLIVDDAAFIRRTLKMMLEANGFEVVDEAENGIIGLAKYKEHNPSIVTMDITMDGMDGIEALKAILKYDPKAKVVMITAMGQESMVKRAIISGAKSFIVKPFKQEQLIETINKVLAV
- a CDS encoding chemotaxis protein CheA, which encodes MSQESLNDSMLETYMIETSGMVDDLENIILQNEEEKCYTDEVINKIFRIVHTVKGSSAMMSFNGIAELSHSLEDIFYFIREEKSQSVRCSNISDLILDNVDFIKKELDKIKNKEEANGDPSELIANNKKFFDSLKKQEFYKGIVFFQKDCGMENIRAYTAVETLKTISNDICYFPENILEDDDTCNTIKESGFKVFLKSDKSREEINKVFEAIVLLENFKISEITENEYVSITEKDKNRDINKIPVKEEKKENITSSAPSVINVNVNKVDKLMDLLGELVITEAMVIQNPDLRGLEITNFSKAATQLHKVIKELQDTVMDIRMVPLANVFAKMKRIVRDMSKKLDKDVELKLIGEETEVDKNIIEHIADPLMHLVRNSIDHGIEDREQRKRCGKTEKGLVVLEAKNLGSDVVIRIKDDGGGLDKNKILQKAKEKGLIGENEIVSDEKTCSLILEPGFSTNNEVTEFSGRGVGMDVVSRNIGDMGGRINVSSSEGKGTTIILKIPLTLAIIDGINVKVGKSYYTIPTLDIKEFFKPDSSKILSNMDGSEMITIRGRCYPVIRIHETYNLKTSVKNISDGILIMVEKNNKMTCIFADEIVGQQQVVIKSLPEYIKNNNNVKGLSGCTLLGDGNISLILDVGEFINASLKKV